In Brettanomyces nanus chromosome 3, complete sequence, a single genomic region encodes these proteins:
- a CDS encoding uncharacterized protein (BUSCO:EOG09343GQW) — protein sequence MSQIREDMVGSAVTFLLDGSVADSPLAKKVEFLHDKGLTDVEVQEAIRRAQLGKGADTGSSITKLTSSPPLLPKDYPNYPLYYNNAPPLSAERDWKDYLIMVTATTGLAYGAYQVIRKYVVPKILPASKTELEKEKESIDQEFQRVQSLLDKFDEDQEEFYKKQNEKGDKIDETMVEIDKIINKNNEKNLQNEETLKFLKLEVDNIKTSLMKTMESQKQTIGSELSNLESQIDQLKLELKSLSTVERTRGTEFFDRSNSSTPAEKKVDDSKEDKEKRAGSVPASFSSLKIPPPSSIPSVNDVFKGETKSHSEIPAWQKAINGEDVSIPAWQMNDKTKE from the coding sequence ATGTCACAAATACGCGAGGATATGGTGGGTTCGGCTGTCacatttcttcttgatggTTCGGTGGCAGACTCACCGTTGGCTAAGAAggttgaatttcttcacgACAAGGGATTGACTGATGTGGAGGTCCAGGAGGCAATTCGTAGGGCTCAGCTGGGTAAAGGAGCTGATACGGGGTCTAGTATTACAAAGTTgacatcttctcctcccCTTCTTCCTAAAGATTACCCCAATTATCCTCTCTACTATAACAACGCGCCTCCATTGTCAGCCGAACGCGACTGGAAAGACTACCTCATTATGGTTACCGCTACAACTGGCCTGGCCTACGGTGCATATCAGGTGATTCGAAAGTATGTTGTTCCGAAAATTCTACCGGCCTCAAAGACTGAGTtggaaaaggagaaagagtcTATCGATCAGGAATTTCAACGTGTACAATCGTTATTGGAcaagtttgatgaagaccAGGAAGAGTTTTACAAGAAACAGAATGAGAAAGGTGATAAAATCGATGAAACTATGGTTGAAATTGATAAGAttatcaacaagaacaacgaaaagaaccttcaaaaCGAGGAGACGCTGAAGTTTCTCAAGTTGGAAGTGGACAACATCAAAACATCACTGATGAAAACTATGGAAAGTCAAAAACAGACGATTGGTTCCGAATTGTCGAATCTAGAGTCtcagattgatcaattgaAACTTGAGTTAAAGTCTTTGTCTACTGTAGAGCGTACAAGAGGTACAGAATTTTTTGATAGATCCAACAGTTCGACTCCTGCGGAGAAAAAGGTTGATGAtagtaaagaagataaagagaagagggCCGGTAGTGTGCCAGCCTCGTTTAGCAGCTTGAAGATacctcctccttcatcgATTCCATCAGTTAACGATGTATTTAAAGGAGAAACAAAGTCGCATTCGGAGATTCCTGCTTGGCAGAAAGCCATAAACGGAGAAGATGTGAGCATTCCTGCTTGGCAAATGAACGACAAGACTAAAGAATAG
- the INO80 gene encoding Putative DNA helicase ino80, translating into MPINSLINIDRGADYDVATVATVSAVSGDVGVDAIQATDADGSLVVDSLASPAELLANFRNKLKATAAIDTVNQTQANGLKLMKNEFQLLATTNGIFIEPRIVDELKNKLVELEPKIFEKISRRSRLVRQEEEPLRRIKNMRLRRLVELQKQKDAQLKLLHKIPSNIGSVSGPSSSYVNIAPKEGGKRRARDSVYYEEEPRKRRRRGGNASTDSENIASRTFRSHDDGHKLPTIKLTLKPRLTMKEQRAITKQYDNTYISIWKDLSRKDGPKAYRLFQQSLQAKQVNLRKTCQLATRESRRWKVKTTKSVKDQTTKARRSMREMLNFWKKNEREEKMLRMKAEQEAIAKAKKEEDERESKRQARKLNFLINQTELYSHFIGSKIKTQEYEGEMADKKIKSSNGSVTGTAVDAKNVDLSHANKDFHSLNFDEENEEELRKTAAANAKTALLEAKKKADRFNDSAQKDSKQELNNGEMNFQNPSSIGDISIPPPKMLDCTLKEYQKKGLNWLASLYEQGINGILADEMGLGKTVQSISVLAYLAETHNIWGPFLVVTPASTLHNWQQEITRFLPDFKVLPYWGTAKDRKILRKFWDRKSIVYHREAAFHVVVTSYQLVVADSQYFQKMRWQYMILDEAQAIKSSQSSRWKSLLTFQCRNRLLLTGTPIQNNMQELWALLHFIMPSLFDSHDEFSEWFSKDIESHAQAHTKLNQLQLERLHAILKPFMLRRVKKNVQSELGEKIEIDVYCELTSRQKKLYKMLRSQINLMDLIENSKKIHHRSHGGTDYDEDGSGDSLMNVVMQFRKVCNHPDLFERADTKSAFICGRFAETASLIREGNQDLLEVDYTTQNTIQMKVPRLIQDELLSPSYDHGEIYDRVVSIPKKFSIWNPENFAKSGDLLCLRLLTDSANDLIRQAHRTVVENAIDLRSYNVTESSDLLSSLKSVRRKVCEDMYLATNRQCAFESCRAPPIEVRCSNQRFTNRHRDKLFNEKFRAALHPLSLNNQWDLYKKKVPLEMWPKAEMLPEKLSNEESWSTIRLPSIERFVLDSGKLKKLDQMLPELKKNDHKCLMYFQMTRMMDLMEEYLNYRQYKYIRLDGSSRLSDRRDLVYDFQTRPEIFIFLLSTRAGGLGINLTAADTVIFYDSDWNPTIDSQAMDRAHRLGQTRQVTVYRLLVKNTIEERMRDRAKQKEQVQKVVMGGKIDEDEESTEKDGVDENENENETGTETETGNETGTETGTETGMETGTETETGVGVGIGGKKGEKKQIAMWLLQDDD; encoded by the coding sequence ATGCCTATTAACTCGCTCATCAATATCGACCGTGGTGCCGACTATGATGTTGCTACTGTTGCTACTGTTAGTGCTGTTAGTGGTGATGTTGGAGTTGACGCCATCCAAGCTACTGATGCAGATGGCTCCCTGGTGGTTGATTCCCTCGCGTCTCCGGCGGAACTCCTCGCCAACTTCAGAAACAAGCTTAAAGCCACGGCTGCTATAGATACCGTCAATCAGACCCAGGCCAACGGTTtaaaattgatgaagaacgaatttcaacttcttgcCACCACCAATGGAATCTTCATCGAGCCTAGGATTGTGGATGAACTAAAGAATAAGCTAGTTGAACTTGAACCCAAaatctttgagaagattTCTCGAAGAAGTCGATTGGTCAGgcaggaagaagagccTCTTAGACGTATCAAAAACATGCGTCTTCGTAGATTGGTCGAACtccagaagcagaaagatGCACAACTAAAGCTTCTGCATAAGATCCCTAGTAATATTGGTTCTGTCAGTGGTCCTTCTTCTAGTTATGTCAATATAGCGCCTAAGGAAGGGGGTAAGCGTAGAGCCAGAGACTCGGTCtattatgaagaagaacctaGAAAGAGGCGTAGAAGGGGCGGAAATGCCTCTACCGATAGTGAGAATATCGCTTCACGTACATTCAGATCGCACGATGATGGTCACAAATTGCCCACAATAAAGTTGACGCTGAAGCCAAGATTGACTATGAAGGAGCAACGGGCCATTACCAAGCAATATGACAACACGTACATTTCCATCTGGAAAGACTTGTCGAGAAAGGATGGCCCAAAGGCATATCGCTTGTTTCAGCAATCTCTTCAGGCAAAGCAGGTCAATTTGCGAAAGACCTGTCAATTAGCCACCAGAGAGTCGCGTCGTTGGAAGGTTAAAACCACCAAATCAGTAAAAGATCAGACCACTAAAGCCCGTAGGTCAATGCGTGAGATGCTCaatttctggaagaagaacgagcgtgaggagaagatgttgaGAATGAAAGCTGAGCAGGAGGCTATAGCCaaggccaagaaagaagaagacgaaagaGAGTCTAAGAGACAGGCCAGAAagttgaatttcttgattaACCAGACCGAGCTCTACTCTCATTTCATTGGCAGCAAGATCAAGACCCAAGAgtatgaaggagaaatggCAGATAAGAAGATTAAAAGTAGTAACGGAAGTGTTACAGGTACTGCCGTTGACGCAAAAAATGTTGATCTTTCACACGCCAACAAGGATTTCCATAGTTTGAACTTCGAcgaagaaaatgaagaggaattgCGGAAGACCGCTGCTGCAAACGCTAAAACAGCTTTACTCGAGGCTAAAAAGAAGGCTGACAGGTTTAATGATAGTGCACAAAAGGACAGCAAGCAGGAATTGAACAATGGCGAGATGAATTTCCAGAACCCTTCGTCTATTGGCGACATTTCGATTCCTCCTCCTAAGATGTTAGACTGTACTCTGAAAGAGTATCAGAAGAAAGGTCTCAACTGGCTTGCCTCATTGTACGAGCAAGGTATCAACGGTATTTTGGCCGATGAGATGGGTCTTGGTAAGACTGTTCAGAGTATCTCTGTTCTGGCATATCTGGCCGAGACACATAACATATGGGGCCCCTTTTTGGTGGTTACACCTGCTTCCACATTGCACAATTGGCAACAAGAGATTACCAGATTTCTTCCTGACTTTAAGGTGCTTCCCTATTGGGGTACCGCCAAAGACAGaaagattttgagaaagttCTGGGACAGAAAGAGCATTGTCTATCACAGAGAAGCTGCATTTCATGTTGTGGTGACCTCTTATCAGCTTGTTGTTGCCGACTCTCAATATTTTCAAAAGATGCGTTGGCAGTATATGATATTGGATGAAGCCCAGGCTATTAAGTCTTCTCAATCGTCTCGTTGGAAGTCCTTGTTAACCTTCCAGTGTAGAAACAGACTTCTTCTTACAGGTACTCCTATTCAGAATAATATGCAAGAGTTGTGGGCATTGCTTCACTTTATCATGCCTTCGTTGTTTGACTCTCACGATGAATTTAGCGAGTGGTTTTCGAAGGATATCGAGTCACATGCCCAAGCTCATACTAAACTCAATCAGCTCCAGTTGGAAAGATTGCATGCCATATTAAAGCCGTTCATGCTTCGTCGTGTGAAAAAGAACGTTCAAAGTGAATTaggagagaaaattgaaattgatgtCTACTGTGAGTTGACCAGTCGTCAAAAGAAACTTTATAAAATGCTTCGATCACAGATAAACTTGATGGACTTGATTGAAAACAGTAAGAAGATTCATCACAGGAGTCACGGAGGAACGgattatgatgaagatggctCTGGCGATTCTCTTATGAATGTTGTGATGCAGTTTAGAAAGGTTTGTAACCATCCAGACTTATTTGAGAGAGCCGATACGAAGTCTGCATTTATTTGCGGTCGTTTCGCAGAGACAGCTTCTCTCATTAGAGAGGGAAATCAAGATCTCCTTGAAGTTGATTACACTACACAGAATACTATTCAGATGAAAGTTCCTAGGTTGATCCAGGACGAACTTTTGAGTCCATCTTATGATCATGGTGAAATATACGATCGGGTGGTAAGcattccaaagaagttCAGTATTTGGAACCCAGAGAACTTTGCCAAAAGTGGAGATCTTCTGTGTTTAAGACTTCTAACGGATAGCGCAAACGATTTGATCCGGCAGGCTCACAGAACTGTTGTTGAAAACGCAATTGATCTACGCAGTTATAACGTGACTGAGTCCTCtgatcttctctcttcccTCAAGTCCGTCCGGCGTAAGGTCTGCGAGGATATGTACCTTGCCACAAATCGACAGTGTGCGTTTGAATCATGTCGGGCACCTCCTATAGAAGTGAGATGTTCAAATCAACGATTCACTAATAGGCATCGTGATAAGCTGTTCAACGAGAAGTTTAGAGCAGCGTTGCATCCATTGAGCTTGAACAATCAGTGGGATTTGTACAAGAAAAAAGTTCCTTTGGAGATGTGGCCCAAAGCAGAGATGCTCCCGGAAAAGTTATCGAATGAAGAATCATGGTCCACTATCAGGCTTCCATCAATAGAGAGATTTGTGTTGGACAGTGgtaagttgaagaagctcgATCAGATGCTCCCAGAGctcaagaaaaatgatCATAAATGTCTCATGTACTTCCAAATGACCCGAATGATGGATCTCATGGAAGAATATTTGAACTACAGACAATATAAGTACATTAGATTGGATGGTTCTTCTCGACTAAGCGATAGAAGAGACCTAGTTTATGACTTTCAGACAAGGCCAGagattttcatcttcttattatCGACAAGAGCTGGTGGTTTAGGAATTAACTTGACGGCGGCAGATACGGTTATCTTTTACGACTCCGATTGGAATCCTACTATTGATTCACAAGCAATGGATAGAGCGCATAGGTTGGGACAGACCAGACAGGTTACTGTTTATAGATTATTGGTTAAGAATACGATCGAGGAGAGAATGAGAGATCGTGCCAAGCAGAAGGAGCAGGTCCAGAAGGTTGTTATGGGAGGTAAGatagatgaggatgaagaaagtaCAGAAAAGGATGGTGTcgatgaaaatgagaatgaaaatgaaacGGGTACTGAGACTGAGACCGGTAATGAGACGGGAACAGAAACAGGCACTGAAACCGGAATGGAAACAGGAACGGAAACGGAAACCGGGGTTGGGGTGGGGATTGGAGGAAAGAAGggagagaaaaagcagATAGCGATGTGGTTACTTCAAGATGACGATTAA
- a CDS encoding uncharacterized protein (BUSCO:EOG0934426O) yields MTVPLATKMPDYSLEQKQEVERIMSIEATDYYTILKVEKAATETQIKKSYRKLAMKLHPDKNKHPQSSDAFKKIAKAFEVLGDDKKRNFYDQTGADPDSRGGGGGGSAGAGADMANGGFGGGRASPFGNGSQFFYTGTPFGGARGGAGGGMFEEDLFDMLFGGNNGFSFGFDGSGLRRTTGFGNGNSFFRTNNGPGMRRRPADASRRRGGRGTGEGGAHGNGTRPADHEAPSLRSVLYQYLPLLLVLVPMLFNVIVDSFNSGSGLFDRTPSFSFETSPAYSVERTSENFGVKYYITADSNREMSKRDDHGKTANRLNSKAEEIYVRDLRTKCRREQGIKERMIEDSYGFFFPDKEKLEKAKNYETRSCDRLKELQLS; encoded by the exons ATGACAG TTCCCCTAGCAACAAAGATGCCGGATTACTCGCTAGAACAAAAGCAGGAGGTGGAGAGAATTATGAGTATCGAGGCCACCGATTACTATACCATTCTTAAGGTGGAGAAAGCGGCAACGGAGACGCAGATCAAGAAGTCGTATAGAAAGCTGGCGATGAAGCTTCATCCGGACAAGAACAAGCATCCACAGAGTTCTGACGCATTCAAAAAGATTGCCAAGGCTTTTGAAGTGTTAGGCGATGACAAGAAGCGGAATTTCTACGATCAGACAGGCGCTGATCCAGATTCTCGAGGAGGTGGAGGGGGTGGATCAGCAGGAGCTGGTGCCGATATGGCCAACGGAGGCTTCGGGGGAGGTAGAGCGTCACCATTCGGCAATGGATCACAATTCTTCTACACGGGTACGCCGTTTGGAGGTGCGAGAGGAGGTGCGGGAGGAGGGATGTTTGAGGAGGATTTATTTGATATGTTGTTCGGAGGAAATAATGGCTTCAgctttggatttgatgGAAGTGGGCTTAGGAGGACTACTGGATTTGGCAATGGCAACTCTTTTTTCCGGACCAACAATGGTCCTGGTATGAGGAGAAGGCCCGCAGATGCTAGTAGAAGACGTGGTGGAAGAGGTacaggagaaggaggagcaCATGGTAATGGAACACGGCCGGCAGACCATGAAGCACCGTCTCTCCGGAGTGTTCTCTACCAATATTTACCACTCTTACTCGTTTTAGTGCCGATGCTATTTAACGTGATAGTGGATTCATTTAATTCAGGGTCTGGATTGTTCGATAGAACGCCAAGTTTCTCGTTCGAAACCTCGCCGGCATATTCAGTGGAGAGAACGAGTGAGAATTTTGGTGTTAAATACTACATTACGGCAGATTCGAATAGAGAAATGAGCAAAAGGGACGATCATGGAAAGACTGCCAACCGGTTGAATAGTAAAGCCGAGGAGATTTATGTGAGGGATTTAAGAACGAAATGTCGCCGTGAGCAAGGCATCAAGGAAAGAATGATCGAGGACAGTTatggtttttttttcccgGACAAGGAGAAGTTAGAAAAGGCAAAGAACTACGAGACGCGTAGTTGTGATAGGTTGAAGGAGTTACAATTATCGTAA
- a CDS encoding uncharacterized protein (BUSCO:EOG09342UMN), whose protein sequence is MVTYKLYSKQINKQVRIEAVYENYPVIAGTDELSILVRFKYTGKRDVLGDGKYRIPRTGDGSNTMTGSSGADGSNEVAGSIDATGSNEADGASAADGANGANGASSATSDVSSETGADKNSSTLATSSWGRLSMQLSNATRSLFLAQSNSIDENTKQEEEQEEDFTMYLGYSQVLGYYTVNDKIVDFKIFEQLQKSTIIGGKFAGIDTLNANVEVSRKGGFVGQLSTLLSTDINAFGRNIAADIHMIPFYSTTQSIMFSEMKFQAKSGNPSAESRSFYLNYKLPKDLPPCFQSVAGSICYQLVLGYQVLEDGVFVQKTIMIPLKIQPNVDKFGRQPLFHLEKVRLNVNSEKLVTSISKEVSGMHSRHGSAGRLSFKNMRSYAGSIGTSGHRSSAVSFDMMKREIGLKGRVMSDGLGSSWNRRFLELMQELDKSRLNEVNKVQEKFDAEMNQNKVLNYNARESLIHIMADYKSVQRETFDPLLDEEEGIDYISMVPQSEQTKYLIKQNHLEIGTLEMDKSVFKVGDPINLSIDFQESDIETKGLEIQLIRSQIFYREEYLKRGTYGEVYEGLSSERSLETVIYEKLTSTFDSRMVNDDLLIPLETEPQFKTNYFDVRYFIQVRFVLLDQYGVLKRRKEAKAKSAGADTEDGALLEDLENLSVKPPRKLFDLHEIFMDKTGSMLFKAKEDFESGYEFTVRIPIVVLPNYEQDFGSIIEL, encoded by the coding sequence ATGGTCACTTACAAACTTTACAGTAAGCAAATCAATAAGCAGGTACGAATTGAAGCTGTGTATGAGAATTATCCTGTGATAGCTGGAACTGATGAGCTATCAATACTTGTTAGGTTTAAGTATACTGGAAAGCGAGATGTTTTGGGTGATGGAAAGTATCGAATACCTAGGACCGGTGATGGTAGCAATACGATGACTGGTAGCAGTGGGGCGGATGGTAGCAATGAGGTGGCTGGTTCCATTGATGCTACTGGTTCTAATGAGGCAGATGGGGCCAGTGCGGCAGATGGGGCCAATGGGGCCAATGGTGCCTCCAGTGCGACCAGTGATGTCTCCAGCGAGACAGGAGCTGACAAAAATTCCTCGACTCTTGCGACTTCCTCCTGGGGAAGACTATCCATGCAGCTCAGTAATGCAACCAGGTCTTTGTTTCTCGCCCAATCAAACAGTATTGATGAGAATACAAAGCAAGAAGAGgaacaggaagaagacTTCACCATGTATTTGGGATATAGCCAGGTGTTGGGTTATTACACGGTGAACGATAAAATTGTtgatttcaagatctttgaaCAGTTGCAAAAAAGTACCATCATTGGAGGAAAGTTCGCAGGTATAGATACGTTAAATGCAAATGTAGAAGTGTCTCGGAAGGGCGGATTTGTTGGTCAATTATCCACGTTACTTTCGACGGATATAAATGCTTTTGGGAGGAATATAGCTGCTGATATTCATATGATTCCCTTCTACAGTACAACGCAGTCGATAATGTTCAGTGAAATGAAATTTCAGGCCAAATCTGGCAATCCATCCGCTGAAAGTCGAAGTTTCTACTTAAACTACAAGCTACCAAAAGATTTACCTCCTTGCTTCCAGTCAGTGGCTGGTAGCATCTGTTATCAGCTCGTATTGGGATACCAGGTATTAGAGGATGGTGTTTTCGTTCAAAAGACAATTATGATTCCGCTAAAAATACAGCCAAATGTGGATAAATTTGGCAGGCAGCCCTTGTTTCATCTTGAGAAGGTCCGACTCAATGTGAATTCAGAAAAACTAGTAACTTCGATCTCAAAGGAGGTTTCTGGGATGCATTCTCGGCATGGAAGCGCGGGAAGACTAAGCTTCAAGAATATGAGAAGTTATGCTGGAAGTATCGGTACGAGTGGTCACAGAAGTTCAGCGGTCAGCTTTGATATGATGAAAAGGGAAATAGGCTTAAAGGGAAGAGTTATGAGCGATGGACTAGGAAGTTCGTGGAACAGGAGGTTTCTTGAATTGATGCAGGAATTGGATAAATCCAGACTTAATGAGGTGAACAAAGTTCAGGAGAAGTTTGATGCCGAGATGAACCAAAATAAAGTTCTCAATTATAATGCACGAGAGAGTTTGATTCATATAATGGCCGATTATAAGAGCGTTCAAAGAGAGACTTTTGATCCTCTGTtggatgaggaagaaggtATCGATTACATATCTATGGTTCCACAAAGCGAACAAACAAAATACCTTATCAAGCAGAATCATCTGGAAATTGGTACGTTAGAGATGGACAAATCTGTATTCAAAGTGGGCGATCCGATTAACCTTTCAATAGATTTTCAAGAGAGTGATATCGAAACGAAAGGGTTGGAAATTCAGCTTATTCGATCCCAGATTTTCTATAGAGAGGAGTATTTGAAAAGGGGTACATACGGTGAAGTTTACGAGGGACTCAGCAGCGAGCGTAGCTTGGAGACGGTAATATACGAAAAGTTGACGAGCACATTTGACAGTCGAATGGTAAATGATGACTTGTTGATTCCACTGGAAACAGAGCCCCAATTTAAAACGAACTACTTTGATGTCCGTTATTTTATTCAGGTTCGATTTGTGCTCCTTGATCAATATGGAGTACttaaaagaagaaaggaggCTAAGGCCAAAAGTGCCGGGGCAGACACTGAGGATGGTGCTCTTCTTGAGGATCTTGAAAATCTCTCTGTGAAACCACCCAGAAAATTGTTCGACTTACATGAGATCTTTATGGATAAGACAGGATCGATGCTTTTCAAGGctaaagaagattttgaaagcgGTTATGAATTTACGGTACGGATACCCATAGTGGTGCTTCCTAATTATGAGCAAGATTTTGGAAGTATAATTGAGCTATAA
- a CDS encoding uncharacterized protein (EggNog:ENOG41) produces the protein MPRLLILNPNSSETITSTMATLVAHPSPGCELTFMTAPPDAPASINNPQEGMQSAAACMRLFRSDPRKYLCYDGYLICCFSDHPLVYQLRDYFKNMPNPSEVVGIFQCAMSYALTHVGGASKDKAGIITSGNSWKPLLDKAVYELIYGAQDPSKRIDFTRGLPPYFLATEESGVGVLELADPNNYEILTSKIKSLREKGVKYVILGCAGLSNLDGKFKQDFGDMEFIDSVKCGIETLCGYVRFSSKK, from the coding sequence ATGCCGCGCTTGCTTATTCTTAATCCGAATTCTTCCGAGACCATCACTAGCACTATGGCCACTTTGGTGGCCCATCCGTCTCCAGGCTGCGAGCTCACTTTCATGACTGCACCTCCAGATGCACCAGCTTCGATCAATAATCCTCAGGAGGGAATGCaatctgctgctgcatGCATGAGGCTGTTCAGATCTGATCCTCGGAAATACTTGTGTTACGACGGTTACTTGATCTGCTGTTTCTCAGACCATCCGTTGGTGTATCAATTGAGAGACTATTTCAAGAATATGCCTAATCCTTCGGAGGTGGTCGGAATTTTCCAGTGTGCTATGTCATATGCTTTGACTCATGTGGGAGGTGCTTCCAAAGATAAAGCCGGTATTATTACTTCTGGTAACTCTTGGAAACCATTATTGGACAAGGCAGTGTACGAACTGATCTATGGTGCCCAGGACCCCAGCAAGAGAATCGATTTTACCCGTGGTCTTCCGCCCTACTTTCTAGCCACGGAAGAATCTGGAGTGGGTGTTCTAGAACTAGCGGATCCAAATAACTACGAGATTTTAACctccaaaatcaaaagCCTCCGAGAGAAAGGTGTTAAGTACGTGATTCTTGGCTGTGCCGGATTGTCCAATTTGGATGGTAAATTCAAACAAGACTTTGGTGATATGGAGTTTATTGACTCTGTCAAGTGTGGAATTGAGACTTTGTGTGGCTATGTGAGGTTTTCATCCAAGAAATGA
- a CDS encoding uncharacterized protein (BUSCO:EOG09340XU1) codes for MPAARDQYDELKQAGCHIGRRVCLIGVDGKQHMGTVRYIGPIKPWPRNDALGVEWDDLVRGKNDGSLEYKGQLYRYFNTKGDEKTGSFIKLPQEGIADDLIRLGKDRVLVVKGRSFSSALEYKYDELDQIGRAEEEEQIMIGTKKVEKYGFDELIRRQANFSSLEVVSLDNMLVNNEFEINLVGRLLKSVTDLDLGHNLISDWMQVVKVCDKLQTLKTLRLAGNRFHIVEIAGDNQIARLIIPSNDLEACNLSTLSICFPNLYYVDFSDNRFVQFPETSTIESIDLSFNRLGGRIILTGSSLRAINISDNQITGLEGTLTSLRVLDLSHNSIDSDWSFLDTFEEQFPHLEALKLDGNPLFDQTDSQNGYDHCLMQIMGRVRTITKINGTEYSPEERNNYELYFISKVKQGNTTKPKRTIWHYLLNKYGQKETNSAIVTSSIKRPTEISVFNNEKLVLKQYVFAENTTLGKLKGKISKKLGLSVLHFTLFRKQADGIVERLDNDQEYLSHLGLQVVYIHTAPHMILDAPPHN; via the coding sequence ATGCCAGCTGCTCGGGATCAATACGACGAACTGAAACAAGCTGGATGCCATATCGGGCGTCGAGTATGCCTAATTGGGGTTGACGGGAAACAGCATATGGGAACTGTGCGATATATAGGCCCCATAAAACCATGGCCCCGGAACGATGCTTTGGGTGTTGAATGGGACGACTTGGTTCGGGGAAAAAACGATGGTTCATTGGAATACAAGGGACAATTATATAGATACTTCAATACAAAGGGTGATGAAAAGACTGGCAGTTTCATTAAATTGCCACAGGAGGGAATAGCCGATGATCTTATCCGATTGGGCAAGGACCGAGTATTGGTAGTGAAGGGACGCAGTTTTTCCAGCGCATTGGAGTACAAATATGATGAACTAGATCAAATAGGGCgggcagaagaagaagaacagataATGATTGGCACTAAAAAGGTGGAGAAATATGGCTTCGATGAGTTGATCAGACGTCAAGCCAACTTCAGTAGTCTTGAAGTGGTATCGCTAGACAATATGTTGGTGAATAACGAGTTTGAGATCAATCTCGTTGGTAGATTATTGAAATCTGTGACCGATTTGGATCTTGGACACAATCTAATTTCTGACTGGATGCAGGTGGTGAAGGTATGTGACAAATTGCAGACCTTGAAAACATTACGATTGGCTGGAAACAGATTCCATATAGTTGAAATAGCCGGTGACAATCAGATAGCCCGGCTTATTATCCCATCAAACGATTTGGAAGCTTGCAATCTTTCCACGCTAAGCATTTGCTTCCCCAACCTTTATTACGTCGATTTCTCAGACAACCGGTTTGTCCAATTTCCAGAAACTTCGACTATTGAATCGATTGATCTATCATTCAATCGATTGGGAGGACGAATAATTTTGACAGGTTCATCTCTACGTGCTATAAATATTTCTGATAACCAGATCACAGGCTTAGAAGGTACCCTCACCTCCTTGAGAGTTCTGGATTTAAGTCACAATTCGATCGACAGCGACTGGTCGTTCTTGGACACATTCGAGGAGCAGTTCCCTCATTTGGAAGCTCTAAAATTGGACGGAAATCCTCTTTTCGACCAGACAGATTCTCAAAATGGCTACGATCATTGCCTAATGCAGATTATGGGTCGAGTTAGGACCATTACCAAGATCAATGGTACAGAGTACTCCccagaagagagaaacaATTACGAGTTATATTTCATCAGTAAAGTGAAGCAAGGAAATACAACCAAACCAAAGAGGACTATATGGCATTATTTGTTGAATAAATATGGACAAAAGGAGACTAACTCTGCAATTGTCActtcatcaatcaaacGACCAACAGAGATTAGCGTGTTCAACAATGAAAAACTCGTACTGAAGCAATATGTATTTGCGGAAAATACTACACTGGGAAAACTTAAGGGGAAGATCAGTAAGAAACTAGGTTTAAGCGTACTTCATTTCACTTTATTCCGTAAACAGGCTGACGGGATAGTTGAAAGACTAGACAATGACCAGGAATATCTAAGCCATCTAGGACTTCAAGTAGTCTACATACATACTGCGCCACATATGATATTGGATGCACCGCCACACAACTGA